The Hydractinia symbiolongicarpus strain clone_291-10 chromosome 2, HSymV2.1, whole genome shotgun sequence genomic sequence GAAGTTTTAAATGTTAGAATAAAAGTGTAAGCTGGTGGGAAAAAAGAGTTTTGCCTGGTATAGGGGCCTTGTGGTACATGCTATGAACCTTCTTACTCTTGTTTAAATAGCGATTGTTTCTTTTCTTACCTACAATCATGGTCAAATAGTATTTATATTGCTGTGATTGTTCGCAAACACCCAAATTTCTAATATAAAGTTGAACCGGCATCCGTAAATTGAGTTAGAACATAACTCTTCATAacctaaatttaatttttgcggagcaaagcggagcccatttcctcctTATATAAGGCAAATATATGTGAAACAAAAGCACGGTGGATAGTAATTAGGATTTCTATACAATTTCCGCGCCTCGTtcccctatacatcaaaaatatcaaaaattaggtaagtcgtccacgtattacttcctgaatatgaaggagatatagtattcaacatgcgttagacctatatacgttcccaagccttgtggagataatgtgctattctccataaagcacatTGTAGTGAGGCTCATCAATGTCTGTTGTCGAGTGTAGCAAGCCCTTTCTTTCCTTGTAGTACAATGTAGTAAAGCGTAATTTTCGTAGCGATGTGTAGCAGTACGTTATTTTCTATAGCAAGCCGTAGTAGAacgtatttctttgtagtagagtgtagtagagcgtatttctctgcagtagagcgtatttctctgtagtagagcgtatttctctgtagtaaagcctacttctctgtagtagagtgtagtagcgtgttgaaaggcgtagtagagcgtatttctctgtagcagagtatagtagcctgtagtagcttgtagcttgtagtagagtgtagtagcctgtagaagagtgtagtagaatgtatttctctgtactaaagcgtatttctccgtagtagagtgtagtagcctgtagtagagcgtagtagagcatatttctctgtagtagagcgtatttctctgtagcagagtgtagtagcctgtattAGCTTGTGTTAGAGTGTAGTatcttgtagtagagtgtagtagaatgtatttctctgtagtaaagcgtatttctctgtagtagagtgtagtagcgtgtagaaaggcgtagtagagcgtatttctctgtagcagagtatagtagcctgtagtagcttgtagcttgtagtagagtgtagtagcctgtagaagagtgtagtagaatgtatttctctgtagtaaagcgtatttctctgtagtagagtgtagtagcctgtagtagagcgtagtagcttgtagtagagtgtagtagcttgtagtagagtgtagtagagcgtatatctctgtagtagagcgtttTTCTCTGTAATatagcgtatttctctgtagtagagtgtagtagcttgtagtagagtgtagtagcgtgtagtagagcgtagtagaatgtatttctctgtagtaaagcgtatttttctgtagtagagtgtagtagcctgtagtaaggcgtagtagagcgtatttctctgtagcagagtgtggtagcctgtagtagcttgtagtagagtgtagtagcctgtagtagagcgtagtagaatgtatttctctgtagtaaagcgtatttctccgtagtagagtgtagtagcctgtagtacagcgtatttctctgtagtagagcgtatttctctgtagtagagcgtatttctctgtagcagagtgtagtagcctgtagtagcttgtagtagagtgtagactacactctactacaaggtactacgctctactacaggctactacactctactacagagaaatacgctttaccacagagaaatacattctactacactctactacaagagACTACTAGTctcttgtagtagagtgtagtagaatgtatttctctgtggtaaagcgtatttctctgtagtagagtgtagtagcctgtagtagagcgtagtaccttgtagtagagtgtagtagcttgtagtagagtgtagtagagcgtatttctccgtagtagagcgtatttctctgtaatatagcgtatttctctgtagtagagtgtagtagcctgagtagcttgtagtagcttgtagtagagtgtagtagcctgtagtagagcgtatttctctgtaaaaagcgtatttctctgtagtagagtgtagtagcttgtagtagagtgtagtagcgtgtagtagagcgtagtagaatgtatttctctgtagtaaagcgtatttttctgtagtagagtgtagtagcctgtagtagagcgtatttctctgtagtaaagaggCGTTCAAAGGACTACCATCGCCATAatggtctcgcactatatacaaacgaaaaattatcgTGACATCTTCGCACAAAGAGACTCCTATCAGTGCATCACTTGTAGTTGGTTGATAAGCAAGGGATCATGGCCGCTTCGCCAgtggtcatcataatatcagagacaaagaaacaattttagcagacacgcctaaattttcattttcaatttcacatcctGTGTTTTATTGAGCTTACTCAACGAGACATGATCCGTTTGTTTGAGCCTTAGAGAATACATTACAAGCAATGTATGTCCTAAATACCATGAGTGATCACTATTATGCTTTGTATTCATACATCAATCGTCAATTCCTCACAAGTTACTTTAGGCATATTAATTTTGCTCTTGATTGTCGAATGTCTAGTTGTGCTTTTTAGGGAAGAACAGTTGAAGTTTCAGTACTTTTAAGCTGGATCTCAAACAATCGGTTTGTAATGTCATCCACACTTTTCAGGTGCAGAATTCGCTACTTTAAAAATTGCCCTACAGTGTTTAGCATTTGCAAAAACACTACAACAGACttcatggaaaaaataaatgaagcatTTTCAATGTAGTTTATATGTTCAAACGCAATTCATGATAGCCTTTCACTGGGTGAAGCAAAACTAAATCTGGATATGTTTACATCTTTTTCTCAGTAAATCAAGTGTAGTTGGCagataaacaaggcataaaCGTTGATTTGCCAGTGTTCATCATAATATCACATACAAAGAAGCAAATTTAGGAGACCCGCCAAAATAttccttttcaatttcacatcttgtgTTCTTCTGCCCTCACCCAACGAGTTCGAAATACCCTGTCAGGCTGGTCTTGCAATGCTCAATAAACAAATACAACTGGTAAACGAGACGGAAGACAACC encodes the following:
- the LOC130629776 gene encoding uncharacterized protein LOC130629776; amino-acid sequence: MVFRTYIACNSFERLFTTEKYALLQATTLYYRKIRFTTEKYILLRSTTRYYTLLQATTLYYREIRFLQRNTLYYRLLHSTTSYYKLLRLLHSTTEKYAILQRNTLYYGEIRSTTLYYKLLHSTTSYYRLLHSATEKYALLQRNTLYYREIRCTTGYYTLLRRNTLYYREIHSTTLYYRLLHSTTSYYRLPHSATEKYALLRLTTGYYTLLQKNTLYYREIHSTTLYYTLLHSTTSYYTLLQRNTLYYREKRSTTEIYALLHSTTSYYTLLQATTLYYRLLHSTTEKYALLQRNTFYYTLLQATTLYYKLQATTGYYTLLQRNTLYYAFLHATTLYYREIRFTTEKYILLHSTTRYYTLTQANTGYYTLLQRNTLYYREICSTTLYYRLLHSTTEKYALVQRNTFYYTLLQATTLYYKLQATTGYYTLLQRNTLYYAFQHATTLYYREVGFTTEKYALLQRNTLYCREIRSTTLYYKEIRSTTACYRK